A genome region from Nicotiana tabacum cultivar K326 chromosome 13, ASM71507v2, whole genome shotgun sequence includes the following:
- the LOC107789516 gene encoding putative E3 ubiquitin-protein ligase XERICO, which yields MGLSQYPTPADAGVFCVILVNTAISISVVKEIVWSILHVIGIHFASSEEYSIEVPLDPFECRGSPSGSYMEDFRRRTPAVRYDSMCTSNHPAQECPVCLADFNHDVEINRLSCGHVFHKLCLEKWIKNWNVTCPLCRNYIMPQEGEEDTCPM from the coding sequence ATGGGACTCTCACAATATCCAACTCCAGCAGATGCAGGAGTGTTCTGTGTGATTCTGGTTAACACAGCCATATCTATCTCTGTTGTCAAGGAGATAGTTTGGTCTATTCTTCATGTGATTGGCATCCACTTTGCATCTTCGGAAGAATATTCTATTGAAGTCCCCTTGGACCCGTTTGAATGTCGTGGGAGCCCCTCGGGTTCATATATGGAGGACTTCCGAAGGCGAACCCCTGCAGTTCGTTATGATTCAATGTGTACATCTAATCACCCTGCACAAGAATGCCCGGTATGCCTGGCAGATTTCAACCATGATGTAGAAATAAACCGCCTCTCATGTGGCCATGTTTTTCATAAGCTCTGTCTCGAGAAATGGATCAAGAATTGGAATGTCACCTGTCCTCTCTGCAGGAATTACATTATGCCTCAAGAAGGTGAGGAAGATACTTGTCCAATGTGA
- the LOC142168065 gene encoding uncharacterized protein LOC142168065, whose product MLLSKADRSLIKFSVLDNRGPVGFFSQQKGLRQVSHLLYADDTLIFYRAERSKVLYLNLTLQLFEALSGLHINMSKSNVYPVNNVPNLEELTEILCCGTTSLPTTYLGLSLGTKNKSLEVWNGVVEKFKNKLASWKRQYLYMGGRLTLINSVLDSIPTYLNVPCPNSKQGGQAIR is encoded by the exons ATGCTTTTATCAAAGGCAGACAGATCACTGATAAAATTTTCAGTTCTTGACAACAGAGGACCAGTGGGTTTTTTCTCTCAACAAAAGGGGCTAAGACAGG TTTCCCATCTGCTATATGCTGATGATACCTTGATTTTCTATAGGGCAGAGAGATCCAAAGTCCTATATCTCAATCTCACTCTTCAGTTATTTGAAGCGCTCTCAGGCCTTCACATCAATATGTCAAAGAGCAATGTATATCCTGTTAATAATGTTCCTAATCTAGAGGAGTTGACTGAGATTCTGTGTTGTGGTACAACTTCTTTACCTACCACCTACCTTGGCCTCTCACTTGGTACAAAAAATAAATCTTTAGAGGTTTGGAATGGAGTGGtagagaaatttaaaaataaacttgCTTCTTGGAAAAGGCAATATCTCTATATGGGGGGAAGACTGACACTCATTAATAGTGTATTGGATAGTATTCCTACTTATCTCAATGTCCCTTGTCCCAATTCTAAGCAAGGTGGCCAAGCAATTAGATAG